The following proteins come from a genomic window of Candidatus Thiodiazotropha sp. CDECU1:
- a CDS encoding efflux RND transporter permease subunit: MLILLVVTIVAALQVKYLDMRNDPDTLLPPSNRYVATNLYAEYNFGMGNLMVFTLRIKEGDVYKNWFINKVQEIHDRLVALPKARESNFIDIAAKKIKFMGADENGLVFKRLIPTEGISSDQEKAQQQLAFLKEGIETNPVIGPMLVGFEDAEGNKCEFQDREKNNCTAKSLYIIGDYTDEVKEIYLPWVREIRAMMDEYGEDERFELLVAGEPYFLAWMLADLVNKWWLFVISFAIVIAALWFEFRNWRGSLFPIIGVSATIVLTLGLMGFSAFKLTTMMVLTPMLLLAIGIGHSVQVTRRFMQEQATSGDCESAARVAISHTIVPATLSIVTDMVGFATLATVDISFYKAYAYFGMFGMLTLLFTTTTLIPLLMMTFPCSQVDMTEGHEQSWETKVGGVITGMLNGPGKALPILFVIGIFAWSIYYTEIGRGISGMLAGEAGREDPEVARIQDEFDIMPGVEKGINYSRAAFKEKSITIQHIERLNKIMPGVISVSIPIRGKEPVQELCVDTYFPEEIYDIEDPLEKVAACEKAKLELACWDPDPCGAQGIFNEADVLADIEAMEEWMRAHPFIGFTGSYAQYIRLVNMLLTAEPGEQPDVADLYIPTSEKLRSIDPDDDRSGDGIVQLYNGLLETMTEEGDMDSFVMKNWNEGVVMGFINTMDPIEAHVVTMDIQQYIEEHKNDTGFSKVNFGLRSGPVEDLSGDSNELSVDGPDYIRPGVGGFLGATEATREVAVDNWLTGPLLTATAVFIIAALIFRSVVVSIILMVLLFITLFAQYGLGGFMTSVQNWSGNLAFHLQVALSIAMGLGIDYGIYMMSRLKEEMQATAGDWQQSLINTLNTTGSAVIISVIVLLGCFIPLLNTDLANTWGLGIYISQALLIDVVTALTILPMMVAWLKPKFVFGRYKN; encoded by the coding sequence ATGCTGATCTTACTGGTGGTCACCATCGTTGCCGCCTTGCAGGTCAAGTATCTGGATATGCGCAATGATCCGGATACCCTGTTGCCTCCCAGCAATCGTTACGTAGCGACCAATCTGTATGCCGAATACAACTTCGGCATGGGTAATCTGATGGTCTTCACGCTGCGCATCAAGGAGGGGGATGTCTACAAGAACTGGTTCATCAACAAGGTCCAGGAGATTCACGACAGACTCGTCGCGCTACCAAAGGCACGGGAATCCAATTTCATCGATATCGCCGCGAAGAAGATCAAGTTTATGGGGGCCGATGAGAACGGCCTGGTCTTCAAGCGTCTGATCCCCACCGAAGGTATCAGCAGCGACCAGGAAAAGGCGCAACAGCAGCTGGCCTTTCTTAAAGAGGGTATAGAGACCAATCCCGTCATCGGTCCGATGCTGGTCGGGTTTGAGGATGCCGAAGGGAATAAATGCGAATTTCAGGATAGGGAAAAGAACAACTGCACCGCCAAATCCCTCTACATCATCGGCGACTATACCGATGAAGTTAAGGAGATCTATCTGCCCTGGGTGAGGGAGATCAGGGCGATGATGGATGAGTATGGTGAGGATGAAAGGTTCGAACTACTGGTGGCGGGCGAACCCTACTTCCTGGCGTGGATGCTGGCCGACCTGGTGAATAAGTGGTGGTTGTTCGTCATCTCTTTTGCCATCGTTATCGCCGCACTCTGGTTTGAATTCCGCAACTGGCGCGGTTCCCTGTTTCCGATCATCGGGGTCAGTGCAACGATTGTGCTGACACTGGGATTGATGGGATTTTCCGCTTTTAAACTGACCACCATGATGGTGTTGACCCCGATGTTGTTGCTCGCGATAGGGATAGGACACTCGGTGCAGGTAACGCGACGTTTTATGCAGGAGCAGGCTACCTCGGGGGATTGCGAATCGGCCGCCAGGGTCGCAATATCCCACACCATCGTACCGGCCACTCTCTCGATCGTGACCGATATGGTCGGCTTCGCCACCCTGGCGACAGTGGATATCTCATTCTACAAGGCCTATGCCTACTTCGGTATGTTCGGCATGCTGACCCTGCTGTTTACCACCACCACCTTGATCCCATTGCTGATGATGACCTTTCCCTGCAGCCAGGTTGATATGACTGAGGGCCATGAGCAATCGTGGGAGACCAAGGTGGGCGGGGTTATCACCGGTATGTTGAATGGTCCGGGCAAGGCGCTTCCCATCCTTTTTGTAATCGGAATCTTCGCCTGGTCTATCTACTATACGGAAATAGGCCGGGGTATCTCCGGCATGCTGGCCGGTGAGGCTGGGAGGGAAGATCCGGAGGTGGCCAGAATACAGGATGAGTTCGACATCATGCCGGGGGTTGAAAAGGGCATCAACTACTCCCGTGCGGCGTTCAAGGAGAAGTCGATCACCATCCAGCATATCGAACGACTGAATAAGATCATGCCGGGGGTGATATCGGTATCCATCCCGATTCGGGGTAAGGAACCGGTACAAGAGCTGTGCGTGGATACCTACTTTCCGGAAGAGATCTATGATATCGAGGATCCGCTGGAGAAGGTTGCCGCCTGTGAAAAGGCCAAGCTTGAATTGGCCTGCTGGGATCCCGATCCCTGTGGTGCTCAGGGTATCTTCAATGAGGCCGATGTACTTGCCGACATCGAGGCGATGGAGGAGTGGATGCGCGCTCATCCGTTCATCGGTTTCACCGGCTCCTATGCGCAATATATCCGGCTCGTGAATATGCTGCTCACGGCTGAGCCGGGTGAGCAACCGGATGTCGCTGATCTGTATATCCCCACCTCGGAAAAATTGCGCTCCATCGATCCCGATGACGACAGGAGCGGTGACGGCATCGTGCAACTCTATAACGGTCTGTTGGAGACCATGACCGAAGAGGGAGACATGGACTCCTTCGTGATGAAGAACTGGAACGAAGGCGTGGTGATGGGATTCATCAACACCATGGATCCCATAGAGGCCCATGTAGTCACCATGGATATCCAGCAATACATCGAGGAGCACAAGAACGACACCGGCTTCAGCAAGGTCAACTTCGGTTTGCGCTCAGGCCCGGTGGAAGATCTTTCCGGTGACAGCAACGAGTTGTCTGTCGACGGCCCTGATTATATCAGGCCTGGGGTGGGTGGTTTCCTGGGTGCCACAGAGGCCACGCGTGAGGTCGCGGTGGATAACTGGCTAACCGGCCCTTTGTTGACAGCAACAGCTGTATTTATCATCGCCGCCCTGATATTCCGTTCCGTCGTGGTCTCGATAATCCTTATGGTACTGCTGTTCATCACCCTGTTCGCCCAGTATGGTCTTGGTGGTTTTATGACCAGTGTGCAAAACTGGTCGGGCAATCTGGCTTTCCATCTTCAGGTGGCGCTGAGTATCGCCATGGGACTTGGTATCGATTATGGCATCTATATGATGTCGAGGCTGAAAGAGGAGATGCAGGCAACCGCGGGGGATTGGCAGCAGTCGTTGATCAATACGTTGAATACTACCGGCTCGGCAGTGATCATTTCAGTAATCGTACTGCTTGGTTGTTTCATACCATTGCTGAATACCGATCTTGCCAACACCTGGGGCTTGGGGATATATATCAGTCAGGCATTATTGATCGATGTAGTCACAGCCCTCACCATCCTGCCGATGATGGTAGCGTGGCTGAAACCAAAGTTTGTTTTTGGTAGATATAAAAACTAA
- a CDS encoding MBL fold metallo-hydrolase, with translation MMKGNQIAKYQDVDPDTENPVLLYCDEVHEIYWLGIPEHTAFRSNIYLIKSGDEALIVDPGHQAYFEKTRERVAQVLDPEMVSGLIICHQDPDVAASMPQWLEVNPKMSIFTTPRTQVLLPYYGVGEYHWYDVVEEPAFTFKSGKRINFTEAPYLHFAGAFTSFDESSGFLFSGDIWAAIQLEWRLIVDDFEAHESVLDLFHVDYMASNIACRGYIEKIRKYQINAVLPQHGSIIDSNNVDHALRYLNSLVCGTDIMYPYLTT, from the coding sequence ATGATGAAAGGGAATCAAATTGCGAAATACCAGGATGTTGATCCGGATACTGAGAACCCTGTGCTTCTTTATTGCGATGAAGTACACGAAATCTACTGGTTGGGTATTCCGGAGCACACTGCGTTTCGAAGCAATATCTATCTGATTAAGTCCGGCGATGAAGCATTGATTGTTGATCCGGGACATCAGGCATACTTCGAGAAGACCAGGGAACGTGTAGCCCAGGTATTGGATCCTGAAATGGTCAGTGGTCTGATTATCTGCCATCAGGATCCTGATGTGGCGGCATCAATGCCGCAGTGGCTGGAAGTAAATCCGAAGATGTCGATCTTTACTACACCGCGAACGCAAGTCCTTTTGCCGTACTATGGAGTCGGTGAGTATCACTGGTACGACGTGGTCGAAGAACCTGCATTCACTTTCAAAAGCGGTAAGAGGATCAATTTTACCGAGGCACCCTATCTACATTTTGCTGGTGCATTCACCAGTTTCGATGAATCGAGCGGTTTTTTGTTTTCCGGGGATATATGGGCAGCCATTCAGCTTGAATGGCGCTTGATTGTAGATGATTTTGAAGCGCATGAGTCGGTCTTGGATCTATTTCATGTGGATTATATGGCCTCGAATATCGCTTGCCGCGGTTATATTGAAAAAATCCGCAAGTATCAGATCAATGCTGTATTGCCGCAACACGGTTCAATTATTGATTCGAATAATGTTGATCATGCGTTACGCTATTTGAATTCTCTGGTATGTGGTACTGATATTATGTATCCGTATTTAACAACGTAA
- a CDS encoding sensor histidine kinase translates to MVSGTDNRIEALEQQLKLFKESSRQSNLVRKRYQDALSILKQKDLELKKSKQLIEKDLKMLKAMQQQLIEKEKFAALGSLVAGVAHEVNTPIGVAMTSISACNEEVRQLKKLYEEEELSESDMDTFFETVHESMYLAKSGLDQAARLISSFKMISVDQNFDDIRQFDVCEYLRDIIRTFKNQLKKTKIQVDLDCPQQLIVKTYPGSLSQILNNLLSNVINHAYKPQEPGVVHIKIEQQGNLLNLLVEDYGKGMDAALKDTIFQPFITTARDRGGSGLGLNIVYNLVAQRFGGEIEVQSKPGEGSRFNISLVVEALE, encoded by the coding sequence ATGGTCAGTGGCACCGACAACAGAATCGAGGCACTTGAACAGCAACTGAAGCTGTTTAAGGAATCGTCACGTCAAAGCAATCTCGTCCGTAAACGTTATCAGGATGCACTCTCGATTCTTAAACAGAAGGATTTAGAGTTAAAGAAGAGTAAACAATTAATCGAGAAAGATCTCAAAATGTTGAAAGCAATGCAGCAGCAGTTAATTGAAAAGGAGAAATTTGCAGCATTGGGATCGCTCGTGGCCGGTGTGGCACATGAGGTGAACACGCCGATTGGTGTAGCCATGACTTCGATTTCTGCCTGCAATGAAGAGGTCAGGCAGTTGAAAAAGTTGTATGAGGAGGAAGAGCTTTCTGAAAGTGACATGGATACGTTCTTTGAAACTGTTCATGAGTCGATGTATCTAGCCAAGTCGGGCCTCGATCAGGCAGCAAGGTTGATCAGCAGCTTCAAGATGATATCGGTTGATCAGAATTTCGACGATATACGGCAGTTTGATGTATGTGAATACCTCCGAGACATAATTCGTACATTTAAGAACCAGTTAAAGAAAACAAAGATTCAAGTGGATCTCGATTGCCCACAACAACTGATCGTAAAGACCTATCCTGGATCACTATCGCAAATATTAAACAACCTTCTTTCTAATGTGATTAATCACGCATATAAGCCACAAGAACCTGGGGTCGTTCATATTAAAATCGAACAACAAGGTAATCTTCTGAACCTATTGGTTGAGGATTATGGCAAGGGTATGGATGCGGCGTTGAAAGATACAATTTTTCAACCATTTATCACAACGGCACGGGATAGGGGTGGTAGCGGTCTTGGACTCAATATTGTCTATAATCTAGTTGCACAGCGCTTTGGCGGCGAGATTGAGGTTCAAAGCAAACCTGGAGAGGGGAGTCGTTTTAATATTTCGTTAGTGGTGGAAGCATTGGAATAA
- a CDS encoding response regulator has translation MAKLFFAKKSKKKRLSEIGWKILIVDDDESVHQVTELALKHFDYKGRKLSFISAYSAQEAMETARKERDIAIVLLDVVMETENAGFEVVEYVRNVLGNNHMRIILRTGQPGYAPERYVIDHYDINDYKEKTELTQEKLYTSVRMGLKSYEFITALNSQKRSLEYIVQAAPAIFKITSLEDFFRSILNAIIDLLGISEGRSKVDSLSGFIAYPVTEDGEYKICYGINNQGNWEEDEEKIAVMLHRLHPQLDSIQGVFNVEEGTFAIPIKDKNEIVAAILLENLGHISEHAKRLLNILSMQASSAFKNIDLFELISREHQETINLLAVASEYKDENTGEHIRRIELITSMLAQELGISKEEAIQMGQAATLHDIGKLSVPDSVLQKPGKLTNEEFDTIKLHTLNGEKILAGHGHLKLASEIARTHHERYDGSGYPNGLVGDDIPLSGRITALADVYDALSNERPYKDAWPSEEVLELIGSERGKHFDPDVVDAFFRLIKKAVL, from the coding sequence ATGGCTAAACTATTTTTTGCAAAAAAATCAAAAAAGAAAAGGCTTTCTGAAATAGGTTGGAAAATACTTATTGTTGACGACGATGAGAGTGTGCATCAGGTTACAGAACTGGCGCTGAAGCACTTTGATTATAAGGGGCGCAAACTCAGTTTCATCTCCGCTTATTCGGCTCAGGAAGCGATGGAAACAGCACGTAAGGAACGTGATATAGCAATCGTTTTGCTTGATGTAGTGATGGAAACCGAGAACGCGGGTTTCGAAGTTGTCGAGTATGTGAGGAATGTTCTGGGCAACAACCATATGCGGATAATTCTGCGTACTGGGCAACCGGGGTATGCGCCTGAGCGATATGTAATCGATCACTACGATATCAATGATTATAAGGAGAAAACTGAACTCACACAGGAAAAGCTATATACATCTGTACGCATGGGACTCAAGTCCTACGAGTTTATCACTGCACTGAACAGCCAGAAAAGATCATTGGAATATATCGTTCAAGCTGCGCCAGCGATATTCAAAATCACCTCACTTGAAGACTTTTTTCGTTCCATATTGAATGCCATTATCGATTTGTTAGGCATCTCCGAAGGGCGCAGTAAAGTGGATTCGCTCTCTGGATTCATCGCTTATCCGGTAACGGAGGATGGTGAATACAAGATTTGTTATGGAATAAACAATCAGGGGAATTGGGAGGAGGATGAAGAGAAGATTGCTGTAATGCTGCACAGGCTCCATCCTCAGCTCGACAGTATCCAAGGTGTATTCAATGTGGAAGAGGGTACTTTTGCCATACCGATAAAGGATAAAAATGAGATCGTTGCCGCCATATTGCTGGAAAATCTAGGTCATATCAGTGAACATGCCAAGCGATTGCTGAACATTCTGTCGATGCAGGCGAGTTCCGCATTCAAGAATATCGACCTGTTTGAACTGATATCAAGAGAACATCAGGAGACTATAAATCTGTTGGCCGTTGCCTCTGAATATAAGGATGAAAACACGGGAGAACATATCAGAAGAATTGAATTGATAACCAGTATGCTCGCCCAGGAACTCGGTATAAGCAAGGAAGAGGCGATTCAGATGGGACAGGCAGCGACTCTGCACGATATCGGCAAACTGTCAGTGCCCGACAGCGTGTTGCAAAAACCGGGAAAGCTGACTAATGAAGAGTTCGATACAATAAAATTGCATACACTTAACGGTGAGAAAATACTTGCTGGGCATGGCCATTTGAAATTGGCCAGCGAGATCGCAAGAACACATCATGAGCGCTATGACGGATCAGGCTATCCTAATGGCCTTGTCGGAGACGACATACCGCTTAGTGGCAGAATTACTGCGTTGGCCGATGTTTATGATGCACTTTCCAATGAAAGACCATATAAAGATGCCTGGCCGAGTGAGGAGGTATTGGAGCTGATAGGAAGTGAGCGGGGGAAACACTTCGATCCAGATGTTGTGGACGCATTTTTTCGGCTTATAAAGAAGGCTGTACTGTAA
- a CDS encoding PAS domain S-box protein, with product MFINEVDSKRMLVKQSEMLNLYQSETVFEHLLESAIKDLMFLASVEDLQQLVIQPEINRSAERVALIFKSMLEEKQQFDQIRYLNEEGKEVIRVNNRYGEGEIVPPEKLQNKGGRYYFKNTMMKVREEIFVSPMDLNIEHGNIEQPFKPMVRFATPIFDKAGDKHGIVIINYLAEKLVSLLDQKDRSSSHHFMLLNNEGYWLKGETAEDEWGFMFPEKKQLKISNRYPDAWKQIAHASSGQFTTANGLFSFSTVSPERLSGGIVHEKIANNDKIVEQGVQWKLVSFIPNSVLEVPANKLAKQYFTVNAVLILIWGIVALLLSRARMYRIDAQRQLHEKEERISEIVNSAFDAIITINERGIIETFNPAACKMFGYHGDEIIGQKVNMLMTSPDREYHDLHILNFIESGVGRFVGKPGRVTGIMKDGIPIKIEICIGAKQIADHWLFTAICRQYHEE from the coding sequence ATGTTTATCAATGAAGTTGATAGCAAGAGAATGCTTGTTAAACAGTCGGAAATGCTGAATCTCTATCAGAGTGAAACCGTATTCGAACATCTGCTTGAAAGTGCCATTAAAGACCTCATGTTTCTTGCCTCCGTTGAAGATCTTCAACAACTGGTAATACAACCGGAGATAAATAGGAGCGCTGAAAGGGTGGCACTGATTTTCAAATCAATGCTTGAAGAAAAGCAGCAGTTTGACCAGATCAGATACCTCAATGAAGAGGGTAAAGAAGTGATCAGGGTGAACAATCGATACGGTGAGGGGGAAATTGTTCCACCAGAGAAGCTGCAAAACAAGGGTGGGAGGTATTACTTCAAAAACACTATGATGAAGGTACGAGAAGAGATCTTTGTTTCTCCGATGGACCTAAACATAGAACACGGTAACATCGAGCAGCCCTTCAAGCCGATGGTTAGATTTGCAACACCTATCTTTGACAAAGCAGGTGACAAGCATGGAATTGTTATAATCAACTATCTAGCAGAAAAGCTGGTATCTTTACTGGACCAGAAAGACCGCTCATCTTCACATCATTTTATGCTGCTCAATAATGAAGGATATTGGTTAAAAGGAGAAACGGCAGAAGATGAGTGGGGTTTTATGTTTCCTGAAAAAAAGCAACTTAAGATATCGAATCGCTACCCCGATGCCTGGAAGCAAATTGCACATGCAAGTTCTGGTCAGTTCACAACAGCTAATGGTTTGTTCAGTTTTTCTACCGTATCACCAGAAAGACTGTCAGGGGGGATAGTCCATGAAAAAATAGCGAATAACGATAAAATCGTAGAACAGGGAGTTCAATGGAAACTTGTAAGTTTTATACCAAATAGTGTACTCGAAGTACCTGCCAATAAATTAGCCAAACAATATTTTACCGTGAATGCTGTTTTGATACTAATCTGGGGTATTGTGGCGCTGTTATTGAGTCGCGCTAGGATGTACAGGATTGATGCTCAACGGCAATTACATGAAAAAGAGGAGAGGATCAGTGAAATCGTAAACAGTGCATTTGATGCGATTATTACAATTAATGAACGTGGTATTATAGAAACCTTCAATCCTGCTGCCTGCAAAATGTTTGGTTACCACGGGGATGAGATAATCGGGCAAAAGGTAAACATGTTGATGACGTCACCGGATCGCGAATACCATGATCTTCATATCCTGAACTTTATCGAATCAGGTGTTGGCAGGTTCGTTGGAAAACCGGGCCGCGTCACCGGTATAATGAAAGATGGAATACCCATTAAAATCGAGATCTGCATAGGTGCGAAACAGATAGCGGACCACTGGTTGTTCACGGCGATTTGTAGACAATATCATGAAGAGTAA
- a CDS encoding ABC transporter ATP-binding protein has protein sequence MSNEQDALIISTHNLHKCYWVGTMPFPALHGINLDIKSGEFAVVAGRSGSGKSTLLNIIGALETADSGSVTVLGQDILNMNRDQRTQFRLRNIGFVFQAYNLIRVLTARENVAYVCQLQGKSRSESLDIANHWLHKVEIGHLGYRRPDQLSGGQQQRVAVARALASSPKLILADEPTANLDSITGRHLIHLMHELNQRLGTTFLISSHDPDVKRAAGRLIKLTDGQIVDSWDEVPKPPQALASSCPASHLPLMARLKKLLHERSKARARKRNI, from the coding sequence ATGTCAAACGAACAGGACGCATTAATAATCAGCACCCATAACCTGCATAAATGCTACTGGGTAGGAACAATGCCATTTCCAGCGCTCCATGGCATCAATCTCGATATCAAATCCGGTGAGTTTGCTGTTGTTGCAGGGCGGTCCGGTTCAGGCAAGAGTACACTACTGAATATCATAGGCGCATTGGAAACTGCTGATAGTGGAAGTGTTACTGTTCTAGGGCAGGATATTCTCAACATGAACAGAGATCAACGCACACAATTTCGCTTGCGCAATATTGGCTTTGTATTTCAGGCCTATAATCTCATTCGCGTGCTTACCGCTCGAGAAAACGTCGCTTATGTCTGTCAATTACAGGGTAAGAGCCGCAGTGAAAGCTTGGATATTGCTAATCACTGGTTACATAAAGTTGAAATTGGCCATCTTGGGTATCGCCGGCCGGATCAACTATCCGGCGGCCAACAACAACGTGTTGCTGTTGCCCGTGCGCTTGCCTCAAGTCCCAAGCTGATACTTGCCGATGAACCTACGGCAAATCTTGACAGCATCACCGGCAGACACTTAATTCACTTGATGCATGAATTAAACCAACGACTTGGTACAACATTTCTAATTTCTTCACACGACCCAGACGTCAAACGGGCCGCTGGTCGTCTGATTAAATTGACTGATGGACAGATAGTTGATTCCTGGGACGAGGTACCAAAGCCTCCTCAAGCATTGGCATCAAGTTGCCCGGCCAGTCATCTACCGCTAATGGCTCGCCTGAAAAAGTTACTGCATGAAAGAAGTAAGGCCCGCGCCAGGAAAAGAAATATTTAA
- a CDS encoding FtsX-like permease family protein yields MAESHHLGLLTYLQLAMRNLVRNRRRTLITLLTMSFGIATLTLLSALNDGWLSQMKTNFILSYTGHLQIHARGFEASQNLNDRIKEPEQISRLMQSYAEVVGWTQRIRTSGLASVGGSSAGVQIMAADPEQETWVTSMDQRVAEGIWLRPGMSHDLILGRTIAQNLGADLGDRVILMVQRLNGEMVSEVFYLRGILETGAPQIDRSLALITLNSAQHWLQMGDSITDIVIRADRHEHTDNLYRLFAQQLSGRKYEIMQWQELDPMVKQWLEFSDAYGFIVLLVVIILVLIEILNTMLISLHERQKELGVIVAIGTMRSQVFFMLLLEAVMLIFFGAILGYIAGSAFVYSLADTGINLTRFTNAFEFFYMDPVIHPKLTQESAVKILGATLIAALFAGLYPAWRATRLSLSNALRIQ; encoded by the coding sequence ATGGCTGAATCCCATCACCTCGGTCTACTCACCTATCTGCAGTTGGCGATGCGCAATCTTGTACGCAATCGACGTCGCACCCTGATCACTTTGCTTACCATGAGCTTCGGTATAGCCACACTGACCCTGCTTAGTGCCTTGAACGATGGCTGGCTGAGTCAAATGAAGACTAATTTCATTCTCAGCTATACCGGACATCTACAGATCCACGCCAGGGGTTTTGAAGCATCGCAAAACCTCAATGACAGGATTAAGGAACCGGAACAGATTTCCAGACTGATGCAGAGTTATGCGGAAGTTGTGGGCTGGACCCAGCGCATTCGCACCTCGGGTCTGGCTTCTGTGGGTGGCAGCAGCGCGGGTGTACAGATCATGGCAGCCGATCCCGAACAGGAGACATGGGTCACTTCCATGGATCAGCGTGTAGCGGAAGGTATATGGCTGAGACCAGGTATGAGCCACGATCTGATACTTGGTCGTACTATCGCGCAAAATTTGGGCGCGGACCTCGGTGACAGGGTCATCCTGATGGTACAGCGCCTGAACGGTGAGATGGTATCAGAGGTCTTTTATCTGCGTGGAATCCTCGAGACAGGCGCACCACAGATTGATAGAAGCCTGGCCCTGATTACCCTCAACAGTGCGCAACACTGGCTACAGATGGGTGACTCTATCACTGATATCGTCATTCGCGCCGATAGGCATGAGCATACCGACAACCTGTATCGGCTGTTTGCACAACAGCTTTCCGGGCGTAAATATGAAATCATGCAGTGGCAGGAACTGGACCCCATGGTAAAGCAGTGGCTTGAATTTAGTGATGCCTATGGTTTTATTGTCTTGCTGGTTGTTATCATCCTGGTACTGATTGAGATTCTGAACACCATGCTTATATCGCTGCATGAGCGACAAAAGGAACTGGGAGTCATCGTTGCGATCGGCACCATGAGATCACAAGTATTCTTCATGCTGTTGCTGGAAGCCGTCATGCTGATATTTTTTGGTGCGATATTAGGTTATATCGCGGGTAGTGCCTTCGTCTACTCGCTAGCCGACACCGGGATAAACCTGACACGTTTCACGAATGCGTTTGAGTTTTTCTATATGGATCCAGTCATACATCCAAAGTTGACCCAGGAGTCTGCAGTAAAAATACTGGGCGCCACACTTATTGCAGCACTGTTTGCAGGCCTCTATCCGGCATGGAGAGCCACACGTTTATCACTCAGTAATGCATTACGCATACAATAA
- a CDS encoding ABC transporter permease — translation MNQPSSTVIHTILTVALRNLLVHRRRTFLTVGAIAVGLASLIFLWGFNDGLHRNMLGNFQKAIVGSIQIHHEGFFQHPELSKAITNPQRVIDALQQAGVSQYSMRLESFGLAASDATTQGVMLIGMDPLHEGRVTEISKRIGIGRFLAPEDEYVLILGATTATNLQVKLGDEVIIIGYDRYGAMVAESLTLIGIITSGEMGLDKGMAITSLATLQEMVDLTDRITTVVINSDEKRIPSLVSELEQALQDDTLEVMPWYTMFPVMKEWVTLHNGFLYLFLGVVLFIVLAGELNTMLISMLERTREFGVLMAIGTTGYQIAGILLIEAIVIGLVGIIFGILLGYAVVLFTGLYGIDLSILLGSTSRFYVDPLIYPQLKLDHLGITSGVILLASMLAGIYPAWRASLLQPVEAIRNG, via the coding sequence ATGAACCAACCGAGCTCAACAGTCATTCATACTATCCTGACTGTGGCATTGAGAAATCTGCTCGTACATCGACGCCGTACCTTCTTGACCGTCGGAGCCATTGCGGTAGGCCTGGCCTCACTGATCTTTCTATGGGGATTCAATGATGGGCTGCATCGCAATATGCTCGGTAACTTTCAAAAAGCCATTGTTGGCTCCATCCAGATCCACCATGAGGGGTTTTTTCAACATCCTGAACTGTCAAAGGCAATCACCAATCCGCAAAGAGTCATCGATGCTTTGCAACAGGCAGGTGTATCTCAATACAGCATGCGTCTTGAGAGCTTCGGTCTTGCCGCATCGGACGCCACTACCCAGGGCGTGATGTTGATCGGCATGGATCCTTTGCATGAGGGACGGGTTACCGAAATCTCAAAACGGATTGGCATCGGCCGTTTCCTGGCACCCGAAGATGAGTATGTGCTGATTCTGGGCGCCACCACCGCCACCAACCTGCAAGTCAAGCTTGGCGATGAGGTGATCATCATCGGTTACGACCGCTATGGCGCCATGGTTGCAGAGTCTCTTACCTTGATAGGCATCATCACTAGCGGGGAAATGGGATTGGACAAGGGCATGGCGATCACCAGCCTTGCAACGCTGCAGGAGATGGTGGATTTAACCGACAGGATAACTACCGTTGTCATAAACAGTGATGAAAAACGGATTCCCTCACTGGTATCCGAACTGGAACAGGCCCTCCAGGACGACACCCTTGAAGTTATGCCTTGGTATACCATGTTTCCTGTTATGAAGGAGTGGGTGACGCTGCATAATGGCTTTCTATACCTTTTTCTCGGGGTGGTGCTATTTATCGTTCTCGCCGGGGAGCTCAACACCATGCTAATTTCAATGCTGGAGAGGACCAGGGAGTTCGGCGTGTTAATGGCGATCGGAACCACCGGCTATCAAATAGCCGGTATACTCCTGATTGAGGCCATAGTGATAGGTTTAGTCGGTATAATATTCGGCATTCTTCTGGGGTATGCCGTCGTATTGTTCACTGGACTCTATGGTATCGATCTTTCGATTCTGCTCGGATCCACTTCTCGATTCTACGTCGACCCGTTGATCTATCCCCAGCTCAAACTCGATCACCTGGGCATCACCAGTGGCGTGATTCTTCTCGCCTCGATGCTGGCTGGAATCTACCCTGCCTGGCGCGCCAGTCTGCTGCAACCTGTCGAAGCGATAAGAAATGGCTGA